Below is a window of Arabidopsis thaliana chromosome 2, partial sequence DNA.
AAGAGATGGTTCTTCCATAGACAACGTTTTAGAAGATATGCAATCAAGAATTAAACGACTCGAACGTTGGCACACCATCAATACGGTATCATATCAACATCATTGTgctttaaaaaaactaatcacaTTATGTTTATATCAATGATTAAAAGTAACCAATATGGTGAAATCAGGTACTATGGACATTTTTGATGTCTGCGCTCGTTGGTTACTCTCTCTACCAAAGGAAGCgtcaataattaaaatcttttctcTGGTAATCTTCATTTCTTAGTTTTACCAAATAATCTAATcgcagaaaagaaaaaaggttacTAACCTGTGGGAATATTCAATATATAGTCTCCAGACATTGTAACTATCATTGttttaatatgaaaaaagCTGCAATGAAAGTTGAAAccatatgtttattttctgttctttAAGATTGATGAAGTGTTGAAAGAGTCTTACTGATCCATCATATGATAATAGTTTTCTAGTTTACTAtgtctacaaaaaaaaaaagaggaaacaaaTTGTAACTTTTGCTGTTTTAGTGTTAGTTTACATGTTTTATTGATATAAAGCAAGCAAGTTTCTGGTAGATGTCAAACATAAAAAGCTAACTCAAAGCGTAATCGTATGATATGTTGGTTACAAGCCATTCCGCTGTATCGTCCTGTGTGGTCACTTAAAGGCCTTTCTAAGGTATGATACCCTTTGCCTTCATATAATAGTATGCAACCACGTATAGCAACACTATCAATAAAACCAGTAGCCACCACCTTACTCCAGCTGCAATTGCATCATCGAAAAACCacattttagtttagttttctATTGGAAACCCTTTTGTTAAAATGGAGAAGCAAGAGGGGAAACCATAAATATATACGTACGTTTGTCCCCCTTTTGTTCAATCATGGTCAGCCTTGCCCTTGAGTCAAAAGATACCGACACTAATCCCCTgcaaaaccaaacccaaattcAATCTATCTGCTTGTTTGGAACCATTCaatgatttcattttctttgcttCAGAATTTGTATATGTCTATTTGCTTGTTTGGAACCATTGAATCAATAGTTCTAGAGTAAATACTTGAGCCCCAATGAGTAGAGAAAAACCTTGAATCAGGAGAGAAAGTCAGTGCTGTGACCAAACCAAGATGCGCTTTCTTGACGACTTGGATAGTTTGCATTCTTGTCGATTCAAGTATTAAAACATCTCCTTCAAGGGTTCCTCTGCATTAAGAATATATTATGACTACCAAAAACAGTATCATCCTTATCTGTTGGTCCCAAAAGTGAGAAGACAGATACACTTACATTGCAAGAAGCTTCCCATCAGCTGAGACATTAAAAGCTGATATAGAGTTCTTTTTTATAGGCTTCgaccattttcttttccataaTTTTGTATCACATGTTATAATACTCCCACCACGTTCTACGCAAAAAAATCAATCCTCAATCGTTAGCAGTGACAAGAAGGAAGGATTTATAGTTCAATATTCTTGTAATGTCAGAATATAAGTTTACCAGTGTTTGCAGCAATGTAAAGAACTTCATTGCCTGCACTGTCTACAGAGAATCTACAGGAGGCAAACATCTCGTCCTTCATTCAATATTCAAACTCATCAGATCCAATACAATAATGTTGGAAGTGTGTATGTAAAGTTGAAAAGACACTAAGAGCCAATTCCAACTGACCTTCTCTTTTGATAGACTGGCAACAGCAGCAGAAGCATTCACGTCCCAAACTCGACAAACTGGACCGCCAAGAGATACAAGAAATTGACCACTTTCGCTGCAGACGAAAATTATCATTATCAGGATATCTGTTTACAATCACTGTTCAAAGATGATTCCTTTGTCATCCAAGAGAATGAACCACTTTTCGGATAGCAAGTATTTCCCTTATTTGATAAGAGAAAGCAAACCTGAAAGTAAGGCATTTAACTGAAGAATGAGCCTGGGACTCATTAAGTAAAGTATTCATGCTAGGCCATTTAAAAACCCTCAAAGTCCCATCCTATActgcatcaaaacaaaatgcataAGAACCACTAAACGTTTTATGTCTCTGTTATTAAAAAGAGATTGCATCAAAGATCCTTTTTTTACCTCCGCACCAGCAGCAAGAACAGACCCCTCCGGATTAAACGCCAGAGCCAACTGTTGTCCAACATCTCTTAACTCTTTAATCACTTCCTCCGACTCACCAGCCTGATTATCCTCTCGGCTCATAATGTCTTCCCAATGAAACAGTCTGTGTATCAAGAGAACATCACTTATTACCACATCTCTTGTAAATTTCTCTCTACTCCAAACCATAAACTCACAGAACTTCTCTCTAAAATCTCATGCACTACGACTTTGTATACAGAAACTTCAAGATCATATGCTTTCATTTGAAATCGAATTGAGAATTACTCACTTGCAACTGTTAGGCAACGCGCAAATAAGACCACCTTCCCGAGGATGAACAGCCATCCGATAAGGCAGATCAGAGCCAACCACAAGCCTACCCAGCTGAAAATAAGTATCCGATCTAGTTATAGGAAATACAAAACCTTGCAAATGCATAAGATCTGCTCCTATACACTCATATAAGAACAGAATATAAAACCTTTCCTACTTACAGGTTGTTCCGAGAGAGAATTGGTGTTTAGATCAACACGGCATATTAATATGACATTAGAGATTCCACTTCGTCCCTCTCCGCCTCCGCCGGACAAAACGATGCAGCTccgggaagaagaagaagaagaagacgactcatcatcatcttcagatTTCTCCGGATCCATTATGATTTTGGATCTGACATCTACCTCCGGAATCCAGTCGGCGGCGTAAATCGGTACACCGTAAGTCTGCATATTCGACGGTTGATTCGTCTCTGTACTCTGATTCGCCATCCTCCGTGTCTGTCTCTCGAGCTCAATGCCAAGTCCCCACTGATTCgtaaaaatactaaatacaaaaaaaaatattaatgggcTAACTTAAGGCCCATTACAGTATTTATAGGCCCATcataatatttcatttatcGCTGAATTCCGGTAAAGTGATAGCGGTTGGACCCGGTTCACGGGATAGAGACGGGAAAGAGTACGGCGGTACGGAGGTCAAACTCGGCGAGAAAGAGTACGTATACCGGatcctttaatttttataatattttcatttatcaCCCCAATACTATTGATTTGATCTAAAAACACCCTATAGTTGTGTAAAATTCTTAAATCGATGTGTTGGTGATTTTTGACGTAGGTATCATCTGTTTCGGGACGAGGACATCCTTGGTACATTGCACGAGTAAAATGCAAAGGAAGTCTCTGAGTCAGCTAGTGGGTTTCTTGGTggaataataatttttcaGTGACTCGTTTCGATACATGttgttgaaatttgaaagttttgttatttctcatcattttgtTCCTCCTTAAATTTGGCCCTTTTATAACTGTCTTTATCTTATGTCTAATCGTTTTCTGTGATTTATATCTTTGTATTTAGTGTGCTACTTATATAAGTTAAAACTCTACACGAATAAAACTCAAGTAGTGAGATTTCGAAGATCAAATAGTTTGTAAACTACGacgaaaattacaaaaattgcAACTTGCAAGTGTCACTAACTATAAATCACGACATTCTTCCCTTTCGAAAAATCTTCATTTCTCGACAAAAAATTTAGGTTTCCAATGATGACCACAAAAAGTGGAAAAAAACGATTCTCGTTTCTGAAACGTTTCGCTTCCGCGTTTTCATTACTGTTTCTATGCTAGAGAGTATTAGTGCCTTGTTGTCATGGTCATATATCTCAATTGAAAATCTcctaaaactatatataaaatgacaTATagtattttactaaatttaggaatcttttcatttatatagtaaaaaaataaaatagtgtCGCTGTTGCCAACCACTCTCTATCCATCTCAGTTTGCACATGCAACACAACCACATGCTAATTGCTAGTGAAACTCTCATACTGTTTAATTAACTCCCtaaatatttatcaaacaaatgaTATCTacgttttttaaaaaaaaaacatatctttagATTATAGAGTTATACAATAATTTCCACATACATAAGCTTCCACGTatccaaatttaaataaatattttttgtgtaTAAAATGTAATCCAAAGATGGAGATCTAAATCTACTAATTAACTCACAAGTCAACATTTAAATATgcttagaaaaataattgttttcgATCTATGAAATTATGTGGCTGCATTATAGTATTAACAAGCAATCATGcttagaaaattataatattgttATCAAT
It encodes the following:
- the STL2P gene encoding SEC12P-like 2 protein (SEC12P-like 2 protein (STL2P); FUNCTIONS IN: nucleotide binding; INVOLVED IN: ER to Golgi vesicle-mediated transport; LOCATED IN: integral to endoplasmic reticulum membrane, endoplasmic reticulum, plasma membrane, membrane; EXPRESSED IN: 25 plant structures; EXPRESSED DURING: 13 growth stages; CONTAINS InterPro DOMAIN/s: WD40 repeat-like-containing domain (InterPro:IPR011046), WD40-repeat-containing domain (InterPro:IPR017986), WD40 repeat (InterPro:IPR001680), WD40/YVTN repeat-like-containing domain (InterPro:IPR015943), WD40 repeat, subgroup (InterPro:IPR019781); BEST Arabidopsis thaliana protein match is: Transducin/WD40 repeat-like superfamily protein (TAIR:AT5G50550.1); Has 6374 Blast hits to 3814 proteins in 364 species: Archae - 22; Bacteria - 2789; Metazoa - 1016; Fungi - 1422; Plants - 400; Viruses - 0; Other Eukaryotes - 725 (source: NCBI BLink).) — encoded protein: MANQSTETNQPSNMQTYGVPIYAADWIPEVDVRSKIIMDPEKSEDDDESSSSSSSSRSCIVLSGGGGEGRSGISNVILICRVDLNTNSLSEQPLGRLVVGSDLPYRMAVHPREGGLICALPNSCKLFHWEDIMSREDNQAGESEEVIKELRDVGQQLALAFNPEGSVLAAGAEDGTLRVFKWPSMNTLLNESQAHSSVKCLTFSESGQFLVSLGGPVCRVWDVNASAAVASLSKEKDEMFASCRFSVDSAGNEVLYIAANTERGGSIITCDTKLWKRKWSKPIKKNSISAFNVSADGKLLAIGTLEGDVLILESTRMQTIQVVKKAHLGLVTALTFSPDSRGLVSVSFDSRARLTMIEQKGDKPGVRWWLLVLLIVLLYVVAYYYMKAKGIIP